The genomic window CTCATACTGCGTTCCCCCGTTCCCCTGCACAGCCTCTGCCTACGTTGTGGGAACCACAAAGCCGCTCTCCTCCCCAGTGggctcagagactggggttgtgggttgtgggttgtgggtgggGTTGCTGGGATCTGGCTGGACTCCCaggggtgacaacccccccccccctacttgcTACTTCCTTCCAGGctcctgggagggggggtgtctCCTGGAAGGGAGCCACACAAGAGCCAGGAATTTGGCTGTTGGGATGGAGGGGGAAGAGGCTCCAGGCAGCTGGGAGAACTTCTCCAATGAACCTGAGCTCATCTGCGGAGGAACAGGGCTAACGGGCATGTGCAGAGCGCACGCACCCCTTCACGGTTGCGATCAGATTCCAGGTGCCGCCAAGGGAAACCCCCGAGAGCAGCTCTTCTCCCCTCTTTCAATTTCcggaaactggcattcagaagcattgcagagcacagccaccctgGCTAGGAGCCCTTAGTAGCCCAAACCGCACAACCCTTACCTGATCCAAAATGTCCTGGATTTTATGAAGGGACCTCaaaggccatccagcccaaccctctgtGGATGCAGGAatcccccttcctatgccagccTACCTGAGAGGCGGGCTCCCTTGAGAAACCTCCGGGCGAAGCAGagacccccccaccccgtttccCTTCCCAGCCCCCTGCCTTGCCAGGAATTTCTCTCTCTGTGCAGCTGCAATGCGGGCGGCAGGCCAGCTCCCTAGATTTGGGCCCCCCTCTCTTTAAAATGTGGTGGCGCCTCCCCTGCCGCTTTGCCCCAGGAGCCTTTGGGGAAAGGGGACTGAACTTCTGCCCCTTCTgtttggcaccaggttggcgagaAGGTCTCGGAGCAGCAGAAGCAGGCCTGTGCCGGGCACCTGCCCGCCATCCGAGCCTTTTTCAAGGTGAGCTGCCAGCACCCACCGGAAGTGGCCGTTTCCCCTGGGGGGCTGCCCTGGGCCTCCCTGCCCTCCCCGCTGCCTGCCAGAGTCAGTTTTGGACACTTCCTCTCTCTTGTGTCCCATGGAGGACCCACACACCCCAGgagtgtggggagggagaagagcttGCCCCCCCTTTTGATCCTCAAGAGGAGGCAGCTGCTCCTCCTCAGCTTCCTtgctctctcttccctctccctgcccccctccccgcctgcgttcctctctcccccccctaccCCCAGCTTTGCCTCCCAGGCTTCCTTCTTGCAGCCGGAAGGACCCAGCTGCAAACATCTGGTTCCCAAGAGGTTCTACATTCCAGGAATGTGAGGCTGGGGGTGGCTGGAAAGAGTTTCCTCCCAGGCTGCCATCCCAGACTCTCCCTCCATCGCCCTGGCAACTGTCTGGGTGGGAGGGGCCTGGGGGAATTGGCAGGGCTCAGTGGcaagagggaggtggggggggttcCCCATGGCCCCTCTCATGCTACACCTTCTAGGCACTCCCAaaatgttcggggggggggagggatcctcAGTTAGAATGCGCTTGCTGGGCAAAGGCTCCCCTTGCCACTTCATGCTTCCTACGAGAaccatggaatcgtagagttcagagggacccccaaggggcatctagtccagcctccaggaatcgcaactaaagcaTCTCTGACATGGCTCTCCATCCTCTCTTTGAAAACCCTCCAacaaaggagaatccaccaccttcggaaggagtccgttccactgtctcTTACCATCGGAACGTTTTTAAtattgagtcggaatctcctttcttgcaatttgcaTCCATCAGTTCGGGTCCTGGcctgcagagcagcagaaaacctgcttgctccatcttccacggtGTTCAGCGCAAGGaacacactctgcacatgctcaagggcACTGCCACCTTCCCGTTTTCAGGGCTGAGTCTTCCCTGCTCTCTTCTCGCtgggctgcctcctcctcctcctcctccagcagtttTCCCTGGCAACAGAGACCTGGATGTGCTGGCTGGGGGCCCCCCACTTGGGGGAGGCTGATGCtgtgtgcccccccacccccgggtgaGAGTGCCCAGTGCTTCCCCTCTGCTCTCCCCCTGCAGGAAGCCCGCCTGGTGGTGAAGGCGTCTCGAGCGGAGGAGGTGACCCAGGACGGGCTGAGGCACTCTCTGTCCCTAGTTGCCCCGCCAGGGGGTCCCGAGACCACGAAGAAGGTGCCACTCGGTGACCCTCAGGAGCTGGTGGTAAGGAGGAGCCAGGGGCGGGTCCTTcgggtggggaggggcagccaGCACCCCGGGGGATCAGGCCTGGCAGCTGGGTGAGCCTGAAACACCCAGgagggtggcaggcaggcaggcaggcaggggagggtGGGTTTCAAAATGGCAGTGCCGATTGTCGGGGGATAGACAGGCCGCCTGCCCCCGCCCCTGGAGCACTGTGTGGCCCATTGGCCTCCAGACGCTTCCCTTATATCAGCCTCCCAGgcaaagaattgcagagttggaaggggcaccaagggtcatctagtcccaccccctccaaGGCAGTTGATGGCACTTTGCCTGGCATGGaggaagttttcctccctctcgaACTGGCGGGCAGCCAAggcagctgaatgttggaaggttcagggcaGATGGAAGAAAGGGCTtccagagttaaactgtggaactcactgctacaGGAGGCAGCGACTGGCACCAACCTAGGGGTTTTTAAAAGAGGATctgacagattcatggaggaggagacgcCTATGGAGGGCTCTGCTCTCTGCCTCCCCtgttgaatcccagttgctggaagccacaggaggggagggttgcCTTGTGTGCTCCTCTGCCCAGAGCCTTGCAGCCTGAGGGGGGTGGATTCTGGTTGCAGCCCCCTCAAGCCCAGAACCCCTTGGATTGGGCTACAGGGATGTGTTGGATGTACGTATATTGGCACTGAGCTGGGGGGGGTGCCAAATGGGTGCCAGTCTCccttgactctccttccttggcggtttttaagcagaggtcctgcattgcagggggttggaatagatgacccttggggtcccttccaactctatgattctatttaatCTGCacgacaaccctgcaaggtggtTTTGGCTGAGAGGTGCTGACTGGCCCCCcaagcaggattcaaatcccctccaagtggggatttgaaccctggtttctctcaggtcctagcccagtgctctaaccactgtgcaACACTGCCTCCCCACCCGTTCTTTTATCCCAGGGCACCAACTATAAGAAGACCAACCCAGCGCTGGAGATCCTCCGTACCAAGAGGGACTCGTTCTGGGCGCAGGCAGAGGTGAGGAGGGTGCTAGGGGGAGGGAGGCTCTCCTGCCATCTGGGATGGCCCCCCCCAGATGCAGGGGGGGTAGGGGTGGCCCCTCCTGCCTGGCCTGCCCCGACCACACAGCTGCTTGCGCGTCTCCCGCCCCCAGAGGGAAGAGGAGCAGAGGCGGGAAGAGGAGCGCCGCCGGGCGCAGGAGGAGAGGCGGcgctgggagcggcagcgcatggagGAGGAGCGCCGGGAAGCGGCCGAGAGGGAGCGTCGCgtgcaggagaaggagcagctcgTCCAGGAGCAGAGGTGGGTGCTCAGCCTGGGAGGGTTACAGGGGAACGGGGGCCCTCCCACCCTGGTATCGGCGGGATGGAGGTGGAACACAGTGCGGGTGAACTGTGGAACTCCgtgctgcaggaggcagcgacGGCCACCAATCTGAATTTCCTTAGCAGAGGATTTGGGGAAATTCACAGAGAATAAGGCTAGCAATGGCCACAAGCCGCGATCGCTCTGCTGAatttacgcccccccccccacaacccttcATTTTCCTGCAGGAAACAACAGGCCCAGCTGGAGGCAGAGGAGCGCAGGAAGGAGCAAGCCCGATGGGTGAGTCCCTCCCTCTCCAGGACGGCGGCAGAATCCGCACCCGTGGCCACAGCCTATTGCTGGCTCCGCTTCCGTGGCTTGGCAGCTGCCTGGCTCCCATGGggagggtggagggggggtgAAGCCTGCCCTCTTCCCATGGGGCAGGAAGGTGACCCCTGAGGGCCACGGTGCAGCTGCATGATCAACAGGTGGGGTTTAGTAGCTGCCCGGCTGGCAGGCAGGAATCCCACAGGTGACATCTCCAATTGGGTTGGAGAGGGTTTTCCTGTTGGACAGGGGACCCTGGGGGCCCCCTGACACCCTGTCTCCCCcaaccaggagcagcagcagcaggagcgagAGAAGGCGCTTGCAGAACGGGGTCCCCTGAGCGGCTCTGCTGAGAAGGCCACTGTGAGTGGACggtttttttcctcccttttgctgaagattcagggtggataaaagcgcataaactgtggaactccctcccacaagagggcACGTTGAATTTTTTCACTCTCGATTTCCAACAATGGGGGTTCTCAAAaattgtaacatgacttgggaattcaaaagatattttgctTAAATTAATATATTTTAGTTTTGCTGGGGAACTCAAATGCAGATACAATTGCATGGGATTCGTTAAAAATGATCACCAAGTACTAGttatattataaatatttattattattattattattattattattattaagcattaccTGGCATTTTTGGAAGGTAAgattaaaactttggttttccaaaagcagtttacgTACCTCTTCATCAGACGTCGACATACCAAGCTAAATATTGTCATAAAGTAATTGCAAATTTGAATTCCTAACTCCCAAAACATCTATTTTAAGATCCCTCAGtgaataaatttgcaaaataGTAACTTTCACTCCCTAAAATGacacagaatgcttctgaattGGAAAGCACAGGAGAGACTTGCTCTGGTGCTGATTCCGCCGGCGGCTTTCGCATTCGGGTCCCCTATTTGGCCCCTCCGAGACCTGGagttctggactagatgagccactggcctgatccagcaggctctctttCTGTCCTTATGCAAGCCGGAAGAGGGGCTTCCAGGGCACCCAAGCACTGGCCTCTCCTCTGCAGGCCAGATCCTGCGCTGGCCCCCTCCCTGCAAGAGCCCCCCAGCcagtcctcttctccccccccctttcccgcaGGAGGCGGCTGCGCTGGCCTCGCAGCGCCCCCACGACCCCCGAGACTTCTTCCACCAGAGGGAACGCTCAGGCTCCGCGGTGGGTGTCCCAGAGTCGCCGTCTCCCACGGGAAGCCGGCCAGGTGAGTGGGGAACCCCCCCTAAAAACCTCCCACCAGCATTTATTGGGGTGCTTCCTtacaaaggggagggagggagggaggtcctgGGACATCCTTGAACGGAGAGGTAGCGGGGGCTGCAAAAATGCGTCAAGAGTTGGGTGCGAAATGCCAAGCTGTGGCTGGGTGGgaggccatctgccagggatcctttagctgggatccctgcattacaggggctggactagatggcttcTGGGGGACCCTTTCAACCCTATGGCTCTGGCTTAGGGACCAGGAAAgtaggaggttggggggggggaagagccacagGGGCTTCTTCCGGTCTCCTTTCTGGCTGCTGCTGGTTCTCCTGATCCTCTTGCCCCAGCATGatccaataataaaaaaaacaaaataaaaaattccttccagtagcaccttagagatcatctaagtttgtttttggtatgagctttcgtgcatatctgaaagaagtgtgcatgcacaccaaagctcataccaataacaaactcagttggtctctaaggtgctcctggaaggatttttttatttttattttgtttcgactacagcagaccaacacggctacctacctgtaaaaaacaaaaactttcctGCTTTTAACCGAAAGTGGCATCTCTGGCCGCCTTTGCAAGTTGCAGCTCTCCCTCATCTGGGAAATCTCCCTCTTGCTTAATTTAAACCAGAAAACACAGCCACATTTCGGTTAGGAGGCATAAATTACTTTTGCCCACTGCATCTGCCCAGCACCTGGCCGGAAATCTTTTCAGAAAGAAAGAGCAAAGATTGTGAAGAGCGAAAAAGAGGGTGCTATGACGACTCTcgttttaaatacccctactatataTAGGccatagagcaggcacccccaaactcagacctccagatgttttgggactccaactcccatcatccctagctggcaggtccagtggtcaggcatgatgggaactgtagtctcaaaacacctggagggccaagtttgggaatgcctgctatagaggctgtgatatattgctgggggtggggggagaagagaagagaagagggaagcaagtcttcagccaccagttatgtctCATCCAAAAAGTTTAaacagagacattttggcaaattttaaaaatacgcCTGAAAAGGAgggagtgtcctggaaaaagaggacacatggcaaccttaTGACTTTGTGTCTCTTTTTTCCTTCCGCACCCTCGGATCAGGACCGCCGCGACGCCCTTTTCTCCGCCACCAGCGCAGCCTGACGGAATCGGCCTACATCTtccgggggccggatcctgcccctgCCAGGCGCCCGTCGGGAGACTTCTTGCCCTCGCCCTCCCCTCGCTCCCCGCAGGCGGCCCCTCTCCCGAGCCCCCGTCTCGCCAAAACCCCACCCGTCAGAAACCAGGACCCTGAGCCCAGAAGCCCCCCACCTCCAGCCCCTGTCCCTGAGAGGACCCCCGTCGCCCCTTCCCCGACCCCACTCCTGGCATCTGCCCTGCTGGACTCAGGGGACCCTGCCAGGACCCAGCCGCTTGCTGAGGCTTTGGCCCCCCTGGAGGCACTCAggggccccccaccccaccctctgccaGCAGAGTCTGGCCCCAGTCCCCTTTCACCCCGCATGGGGCAGAAGGGACCCCCTGCATCAGCCACAGTGCTGGCACGGAGTCGCCCTCCCCGGGCAACGCTCCCCTGGCAAAGTCCCCACCTCCAGCCCACGTGCCCCACGGCCTCCCCACAGAAACAGGCTCAGCGGAGCAAACGGAGCAGCTGTCCCTTCTGTACGAAGGAGGGTCCTCTGTCCTCAGCAGCCCCCCTGAGGAAGCCCAGCCCCACGCTGAGGTCAGGGACCCCGCCTCCTTCCCGCACCCAGATCTCGGAGGGCCCCCCACGGCCGGTGCTCCTGAAGTGGTGGGTGGACGCGAGTTCAGCAGGAGCCCCAAAGCTGCGGCTCCCCCACTGGGAAAGGATCCTGCGGCAGGTAAGaagccattcccacccccctgcatAGGGGAGCAATTGCttgcagggtgctggactagatgggccacttgccGGATCCTGCAAGCTCTTCTGCTGTTCTTAGGAGAACCTTCTCTGGCCCAAACTGgttggagacccagccagattaAGATCCAGAGATCCTTGTTTTCTCAGGAGTggggcagggccggattgaggttggATGAGGCTCTACGGAGctcctgaaggtaacggggcccttgatatgtccagctgtccttggtcacaacaaattgtcgctgttttttgtgttgaatacatgctatatggtcattttcggacctcataggtatctcaagccatttgcacataacaaatatgtattttatcaaagtaaaaAGCTTTTTATctgatattttggaaatgtacatccagttgtgttttcctttaatttttctggggggggggaggccaagagagtggggccctaagtatAGCTTGTCTTAGCTTATACGTTAATCCAGCACTAAGTGGGGGTGCCAAATTGGTGCAtggctttttgtggggggtgggaaggatggACGGCAGCAGGAGCACTCTTCAGCCCCCTCTCCCCTTCACAGAACCTGACTCAGCCCCATACTCTGGGTTCAATGGGACGTCAGCCTTGGAAGAGGAGAGCTGGCCCCGAGGGCAGGTAACGCACCTGGGGGCAGGTGGGACGGGCGGAAGAGAAGGGGGCTTGGGGGCTTTCTGCTCAGTGAGTCTCTGCTTCCAGGGGACGCCATCCGTCGAAGCCAAACTCCCCGAGGAATCAGCCTGGGATCCCAGAGCAAGTGagtctcatttctttctttcttcctcccaccccctggGCAGGAAACATGATCTCagtcctactcccccccccccataaaattaaTCGCCACTTGTCTTTCCGCAGGTGGCAGCCAGGCCCCCCGTGGCAGATTccggagaggagggagaggaccCCTCCCTGTCCACAGGAAGGGCTGGAGAATACTAGTTCAAATACTCCTGTGCACCCCCCATGgaccaccattcccccccccacctgcttgcTTTTGCTTGGATGAGCCCCTTCTCACCTGCCTGCAGCCATTTTCTGCCACCCCCCCTTCGAGAAGCAACTCTGCCCCTGCTTTTGTCTTTCCCAATAAAGGAAAAGTGGGAACAAGGTTTTTGTGGGTCCTCTGTGGGGCAGGACTgaggcacacacacccctgagcCCACAGGCAATGAATTGGGTGGAGGGAGGTTTTGCAGGGCTCCCCCCAACCCTGAATGGCATAGCCTTAGAGGACGCCGGGGGAGAGCAGTGGCTCTTGCCTGTGGACTGGAGGCTGTAAGCATCCCCCCAGGACTGGGGGCTGGGACTGTTGCCCCTCCTTGCCTGACCCTGTCTCCCCCTTTGAccctgtgatgcagcagcaaaaaggctaatgcgattctaggctgcatcaacagaagtcagGGGTCTTGAGATCGAGGGAAGAAATAGCATGCTCttctctgccttggtcagaccacagctgACGTTCtgggatgttgacaagctggaaggtgtgcagaagaggaaaacctggatgatcaagggactggaaaccatgccttatgaggaccggtttgaaggagctgggtatgttagcTTAGAAAACAGGAGATCTGATAGCTGCCTTCAAATCTCTGAAGGGCCGGCACATGGAAGATGGGGGAAGCTTGTTCCTCCTGCCTCTGGAGGCAGGACCCgaaccatggcttcaagttacaataagtGTTTCtgactaaacagcaggaagagctttttggcagtggaacgggtgtccacaagaggtggtggtctctccttcttGGAGGTTTTCGAGCagagccacctgtcagggatgctttcgctgagattcctgcattgcagggggttggactagatgaccctcagggtcccttccaactctacgatacaACAAAAAGCAGAGCAGGCAGTCCTGGCTCAGAGATGACAAAAGTCCTTGCTCTGCTCCCTCCATCCCTACTTGAGggtctgccattcctctctgCTGCTGGGCATGCTGCTGCACATCACAGACCCATCCCTGGATACtcgacccacccaccccagcacaCCTCATTGGAAGGAATGAGCCAGGGGTCCCAAGCCGAGAGATGTGGGGCTAGCAGTAGCTCACCCGGCCTCTGCAGTGGCGGTTGGGGGACCCCCAGAAAGCTCCTCTGAGCAGTTGGAGGGAGCAGGGAGCTCAACTGCCTCCAAAAACCCCCAAgaaaattgttgttgtcgtttagtggtgtccgactcttcgtgacccccatggaccagagcatgccaggccctcctgtcttccactgcctcccgcagtttggccaaactcatgccagtcgccttcgagaacactgtccaaccatctcgttctctgtcgtccccttctccttgtgccctccatctttcccagcatcagggtctttcccagggagtcttctcttctcatgaggtggccaaagtactggagcctcagcttcaggatctgtcgttccagtgagcactcagggctgatttctttgagaatggattaggtttgatcttcttgcagtccatgggactctcaagagtctcctccagcaacataattcaaaagcatccattcttcggcgatcagtcttctttatggtccagctctcacttccatacatcactactgggaaaaccatagctttaactatacggacctttgtcggcaaggtgatgtctttgctttttaagcagaAAATACTTAtgtttattggggtgggggagaatgtcGAACAGCTCTACCCCTGCACCCTCACCCCAGGTTTTTCAGGCTTATAAAGTCCACCAGGCATTGGAAGGAAGCAGGATGAAGatggagaattgggggggggggacacctggcaCTAAAGCCTTCCAGCCTCTTATGAGCCCCCCCATACACATACACAGTGCAgaccccccccacccacctctcgCATTGACAAAGGAATcgtttaaatacattttaatgcatattAAGGAAGAGGCAGGgttgcccccgcccccacagatgcggaggggggggggtcacgccTGCCTACTGGGCATCAAGCACCACCCCATACCTCCTGAATTGGCACATATCCCTGAAACTCAGGGGGAGCGTTAGAAAAAACGGGGGGCTATTGGAGGGCAAGGTTGGCGGGGTTGATCTTTGGGGCCACTGCTGGGTGtggagaagctgggggggggcctTACACAAAGGAACCAGTATGAATGAGCTCCTGCTTCTGGCGGGGGAGATGCCAACcggaccccccctccccttttacaTTTATTTCCCCAAATTGTTCCAGTTTCTCAAAGGAAAAAGGTGCTTTTCTCCCCTGCTGAAGAGGAGACTTGCAGGTCAGGATGGAtgcacagacaccccccccccccaattgggaaTCAGGCATAAGAGCGCTTCAGTGCCCCCAACAGGCCATGACCCCCAAATGGGGGGGCAGCTGATCAGAAGTGAGGAGAGGGCCCTGATGGCTTGTTGGagggtggcggggaggggggctggagCTTGTGGGGTGCTGGCCCCACATCAGGGCACTCTGCTCCAACCTCCTGTGGCCCCCTCCCAAGGCCCCTGCTTCCAGTCTAGCGgaccctctggagccccagcgcCCTCCATCCTCAGACCTGGGACTGCAGCCACAAGCGGGGGTCAAACCTGGGCCGGGCGTGGGGCCTAGGGGGGCGCTCGGTCTCCGGAGTggggctgccgctgctgctggagGAGCTGGAGCCGGAGGGGCCCCTGGCCCTGGGGGGCGGAGGGGCCCCCGGCGGGCGCCCCGAGCGTCCTTTCAGGGTGCGAGCTTGGCATCCAGGGAGAGGGTGCGGGGCCGGCCCCAGGGTGGGCGCGGCGGGGGCACGGGACTGGCGCTGGAGCCGCTGTCGCTGTCGGACGCCGCGCTGCACGACGACCCTTCGAAGAGGGGACAGCCACGGCGGGGGGCCCAGGCCGAAAAGCGCCGGGCAGGATCTCCGTCACGGCCTCAATGTCGTCTGCCGGCTCAATAGCT from Lacerta agilis isolate rLacAgi1 chromosome 9, rLacAgi1.pri, whole genome shotgun sequence includes these protein-coding regions:
- the LOC117053440 gene encoding drebrin-like protein, with the protein product MGSGGVNLEKHSLALLAAKGDVASGRAAASWALFSYEKANELKLLDSGAGGPDELARRFQSGSVMYGLCRLPGAATGQQHVVLISWVGEKVSEQQKQACAGHLPAIRAFFKEARLVVKASRAEEVTQDGLRHSLSLVAPPGGPETTKKVPLGDPQELVGTNYKKTNPALEILRTKRDSFWAQAEREEEQRREEERRRAQEERRRWERQRMEEERREAAERERRVQEKEQLVQEQRKQQAQLEAEERRKEQARWEQQQQEREKALAERGPLSGSAEKATEAAALASQRPHDPRDFFHQRERSGSAVGVPESPSPTGSRPGPPRRPFLRHQRSLTESAYIFRGPDPAPARRPSGDFLPSPSPRSPQAAPLPSPRLAKTPPVRNQDPEPRSPPPPAPVPERTPVAPSPTPLLASALLDSGDPARTQPLAEALAPLEALRGPPPHPLPAESGPSPLSPRMGQKGPPASATVLARSRPPRATLPWQSPHLQPTCPTASPQKQAQRSKRSSCPFCTKEGPLSSAAPLRKPSPTLRSGTPPPSRTQISEGPPRPVLLKWWVDASSAGAPKLRLPHWERILRQNLTQPHTLGSMGRQPWKRRAGPEGRGRHPSKPNSPRNQPGIPEQVAARPPVADSGEEGEDPSLSTGRAGEY